A window of Tachypleus tridentatus isolate NWPU-2018 chromosome 7, ASM421037v1, whole genome shotgun sequence genomic DNA:
GGATCGACACAATCGCCGAAGACAGACGTTTCAATGTGATGTGTGTTCTAAAACGTTTCTCTATGCGGCAGGATTATATAGACATCGGAAACAACACGGAGGAGCACCCGTGTTTCAGTGCCCTTTGTGTCAGAAAACATTTGTCTATAGTTTGTCTCTGACATCACATTTGAAGAATAACCATAGTCTGtactaagatttttttttataaac
This region includes:
- the LOC143257924 gene encoding zinc finger protein 438-like isoform X3 — translated: MGSSFRESKKFGYRSSRSGGTRPYCPICHQDFYDRQVLKRHMDRHNRRRQTFQCDVCSKTFLYAAGLYRHRKQHGGAPVFQCPLCQKTFVYSLSLTSHLKNNHSLY
- the LOC143257924 gene encoding zinc finger protein 438-like isoform X2, with the translated sequence MFDELEKCSSFRESKKFGYRSSRSGGTRPYCPICHQDFYDRQVLKRHMDRHNRRRQTFQCDVCSKTFLYAAGLYRHRKQHGGAPVFQCPLCQKTFVYSLSLTSHLKNNHSLY
- the LOC143257924 gene encoding zinc finger protein 438-like isoform X1 — its product is MVSICSYVSPGSSFRESKKFGYRSSRSGGTRPYCPICHQDFYDRQVLKRHMDRHNRRRQTFQCDVCSKTFLYAAGLYRHRKQHGGAPVFQCPLCQKTFVYSLSLTSHLKNNHSLY